Within the Meleagris gallopavo isolate NT-WF06-2002-E0010 breed Aviagen turkey brand Nicholas breeding stock chromosome 21, Turkey_5.1, whole genome shotgun sequence genome, the region GTCATGGTCCCACACCAGAGTCCTGTACTTGGGGCTTTATAAGCTACACAGCAGAACCTTTCTCTTGATGGCCAGAAACTTTGAGCCATATACAGTTCCTGGACCAGGGCAGAGGGAAATGTGCCTTGTGAAAAGGTCTGTCAGAGGAGCTGGACTGTCCAGAAGCAAGGGGGTAAGGTACAGAAGGGAGCTATGCAGCTAGGAGCTGCTCTTTGTATTTCCTAATATCTGGGTCCATAGTGCACAAGAACAAAGTGAAATATAACAGCCcataaacacaaagaaaagcagttaaGCACTGGCAATCCATCAGATCTGTTCTTGTCTGGAAGGGGTAAAGATTCCCCAGGAGGAGGGTGCAGGTTCCCACTTGCAGCAGACTTACCTGAGACATGCCATTCACTTGCAGGAATGGAGGCAGCTGCCTTCCTCTCAGACAAGGCTGCTGTCATCTCGGTGGTGGAAAAACATGAGTTCCCTTTCCAGAAAACGCTGGGTCCTCAGGTCGGAGGTGTTGTCTTGAAGGTTAGGAAAACCCAGTGCTATCCAAACAGCCCTGCTATCCACCACcacccaggagctgctgcctggtAGTGCCTGGCCACCTTGCTCAGAGCTCACATGTAAACCCCCAGCTTCCCTCATGCACACATTACATTTCCTAGCTCAACTCCCTCCCTAAGCCCAATCTCATGCTGGTCCTAACTgggatggcagagcagaggcagacTCCCAGTGTACCCTGCAAATAAAATCTTCCTGCAGCACGGAGCAGCAGCTAAGCTGTCTGCCTGGGTTCTGGCTGGATGCTGCTGTTTTTATGAGCTTGGAATTTCCTAGAGAACACTCAAAGcagcttcctcttccttttcagaTGCTGCAAAGTAAAGGAGTCAAGttttacatgaaaaaagaaCTCCATGAGCTGAAAGGGAAGGATGGAAAGGTCAGTCATGCCACTGAGGTCTCTGAACTTCTATTTTTAGGGGACACCCCCCTCAAATTGAGGTGTATCCCAGTGTCTATGTCTAGGCTAGCTCCTCCCATGTCTAGACCCTCGTGTTTCcttgcacagagcacagctctgagctcagAGGGCAACAGCATGCTGCTTTCCTTGATTTTCTCTTATGTTCCCAGCAACACACATTAACTGGACAAGGTCATCTCagcctgagaaagaaaatggagagCAAAGAATAAGGCATCAGAGAGGCTACGGGAATGAGGACACCGTTTTTAGCCCTTTGTTAATGATCCTTGCTTCTTCTCCAGGTCACAGAAGCCATTCTTGCCAGTGGAGAAAAACTACCTGCAgatgtggtggtggtgggaatAGGTAAAGTGAGCCCAGCTGGAGAGGGAGGCAGCTCTGGAAATGGGGAGAGCGTCTCAGTCCATTCCCATTACCCAGTCCTTCCTTTTGGTCCCACCCACTTGAGGGGCTTATGAGAAATAggcaagaggaaagaaatgacTTACAGCCTTGATATGACTTTGGCATGCTTGCTGAGCTCTGTAGGTCAATGCTGTGTTATCAGAGCACGTCTTGTTCTGGGTCCTGGTTTTATTGTCGCTGGGTTAGCTCAGCACCAGCCCAACTGCTGGTCACTGCTGTAAGCTGCCCTGGTCCAGGCAGGCTGAGCAGGTACCAAGGCCACACGTTCATTTCAGGGCCAAAGTTACTCTCTGCCTTTACAGAGCCTTGCTGCATTTGTTCTTATTCCTTTCCTTGCAGGGGTGACCCCCaactctgcatttctgaagggCACCTCCATCGCCAAAGACAACAGTGGTGCCATCCTGGTGGACCTGGTGCGTGCCAGCTGAGTACCCACAGCTAATTCTGAgtcctttccttttcagtgtTGCATTAATAGCTTTTTGTCCCATTAGCACATGCAAACCAACATCCCAAACGTCTTTGCTGGGGGGGATGTTGTCTCCTTTCCCGTAGCGCTGCTCAACGGGGACCACTCCAGCATCCATCACCAACAGGTTGCTGAGGCCCACGGTGAGGCAGTGCTTCCCAGCTCCCCTCACACAATCAGCAATCTCTTCAGGACCTCCAGGAAACAAAAACGTTCCCGCTGATGGTCCATTGCCACAGGTTCCATCGCTGCCTTCAACATgttgaagaaacagaaggagtTGTACACTGTCCCCTTCTTCTGGACCACAATGCTTGGGAGAAGCATCCACTATGCAGGTAGGATggggcagagagagagaggaatgAAAGGGCACAATTGTCTCTCTCCAAGCCAAGGAGGAACTTGGGACCACGTGCAGTCCTGCTCCTCTGGGTCAGCTCTGCTTGTCCAGGGTCTCTCTacctgctcccagccccatgCCAGAGTCACATCCCCTCTCCTTCTTCTTGGACCCCAGGTGGCATTGAGGTGGGGTGGGTGGCACTGCTGTACCAGAGCTCCCCGACCCCATGATCAtcttctgcaggctgtgggAAGGGCTACACAGACACCGTTCTGAAGGGCAGCTTGGAGAAACAGAAGTTCCTCATCTTCTACCTCAAGTGAGTGGAGCCACACTACAGTGTAACCAGAATGGGGCAACAATGCAGGGACTCTGGCACCCACTCCCATTCCCTCTGCCCCACTGCTCCCATGCCTGGTGCCCCACGTCCCCCTGCCCCAAGCTCTCCTCAGCCCACTGTCTGCAGGAGGATGCTGCTATGCTGTGTTATGCGCACCAAggagctctgcatccttctgttttctcttccaggGATGGCTTTGTAACGGCAGCTGCCAGCCTAAACTGCGACCCCATGGTGTCTCTGATTGCTGAAGTTTTatacttggggaaaaaaatatctaaagaaGAAGCAGAGTAAGTGATGCCCTGAGCAGCAGGGTGATGCCTTCCCCCTACAAACACAGAGCCCataagcacagcactgagctcctgcagctccccagtgCCCCTCTTGTTTGCAGGGCCTACGATATCAACAACATACCCTTGTGACAGCAAGCTAAGCTTCACCTGTACACTGCCATAGGGGGAACAGCATCAACCAGGAGTTAAAGCTCAAGTTGTTGCGAGAGAAATAAAGTGGAAGCAAGTGGATTGAGTACATGCATTTTGTGTTtgcacagccctcagctgctctttgcACTCCGGGGCAAAACAGAGATGTGCTTTTTCTTAACCAGGGACCTGCTGGGCTGAGCAAGAGGAGACCACACAAGGTCCCCAGTCCACCGCCTCCATCCACCACCTCCAGCTCACTTCTGGCAGGGAGCATTCATTCAGCACACCCCGGTCACGCTGaccttctgctttgcagaagcaCATTTTCCCAGCGAGGGGAACTCTGAGTGAGGCAAGCTGCTCTCACAGCTGGGAACAAGACAGTCTGTGTGCAAGAGCTGATGCCAAATAACTCACCCCTAAGGACAGAAGGCTGCGAGCCGACCTTTGAGCATGCAGCACCTGCTGGCATTGCTACAGCTGTTGTGAATCTTGCATTAGCTGCTGCAGCGACTGATTCCAATCCAGCAACCCCAGCCCAGCTGCACGCAGCACGGCATCCCCAGTGCTGGCTGCTTCAAGGAGGAGGGTGGATGCTGCAGGAAACGCAGCCTCAGTGCTGGAGGAAAGAGTTGCATGGTTTTGCAAGGCAGCAGCAAGTGAGGCTGTGCACTCTACAGGAAGCACTGCACTTACTCACCGGTCACATGGCACTTTGCAGGAGGAAGGGTAAGCTCTGAGTGTCAGGCAAGTTCCCACAGGGACACTGTGTCAGCCTCaatccctctgcttttctgctcagtgcagagctgagccgGTTTGCTCAGCAAGTGAGGTAACATTGCACCATTTTTGTGTAAAACACTCGAAGTTGCACCCCAGCACCTTCTCACATACGAAGCTAGCATGAAATCCCCGAACTCTttgggctcagtgctgctgtgcagggcaATTCTCAACCCTGAAACCGCCCCAACTTACCCAAGGGGAGCACGTCACAACAACAGGAGGAAGCAGCAACCCTAAGC harbors:
- the LOC104913847 gene encoding apoptosis-inducing factor 3-like; translation: MVAGYPVLLVRNKMEFSALGSRCPHYGAPLSKGVLRGHRLRCPWHGSCFNIKTGDIEEYPSLDCLPCFKVTVEDGKVFVTAKKKDLESSLRVKDMSKRCLLNRNTMLLLGGGVAALACAETLRQEGFTGRIIMATKEKHAPYDKSKLSKEMNLKAEDIYLRKPEFFCAHGIELWTEKEAVSVDFQKQKVRFMDGSSQKYNQLFIATGGNSSFLKVPGADLQNVCHLQTPEDSSKVLELASGKNLVIVGASFIGMEAAAFLSDKAAVISVVEKHEFPFQKTLGPQVGGVVLKMLQSKGVKFYMKKELHELKGKDGKVTEAILASGEKLPADVVVVGIGVTPNSAFLKGTSIAKDNSGAILVDLHMQTNIPNVFAGGDVVSFPVALLNGDHSSIHHQQVAEAHGSIAAFNMLKKQKELYTVPFFWTTMLGRSIHYAGCGKGYTDTVLKGSLEKQKFLIFYLKDGFVTAAASLNCDPMVSLIAEVLYLGKKISKEEAEAYDINNIPL